Proteins co-encoded in one Haladaptatus sp. ZSTT2 genomic window:
- a CDS encoding type II/IV secretion system ATPase subunit produces MANELSSETDTQAHHDEDASVLSQFQQWLSRASKMLTGSTLSLTNYDPTADGPLVTFSGLPGWEELDRYWVNAPFAFVAILYSPEKNDHRYHVVEPDLSPVEARLLETLVDDIRDPLLYRDSTDTEPEAVLKDELRKRLEEYGVTVEMATFYRLFYYLNRSFLGYGKLDPLMHDPHVEDISCDGYDIPLFIYHDQQDNIETTITFSQAELDNFVIQLAQRSGKHISIGAPVVGTTLPDGSRAELVMGEEVTPRGSAFTIRRYATDPLTPIDLINYETFTLRQMAYLWLGIESGKSLIFAGGTASGKTTSMNAVSMFIPPRAKVLTIEDTHELTLYHDNWLSSVTRERLDEAADITMYDLLRSALRHRPEYIIVGEVRGEEAMTLFQAMNTGHTTYSTMHADSVQTAINRLENEPINVPRQMVQSLDILCIQSLVRVEGERSRRNRTIAEIEGINQRTGELDYATAYTWDASTDTVSEGTSTVLDEIRDERGWSQSRLLNEVRDRRRFLEYLREEGVNDYRQFTAMVNEYYADKVAVMAQVDAHRAQRPSAE; encoded by the coding sequence ATGGCAAACGAGTTATCATCTGAAACTGACACACAGGCGCACCACGACGAAGACGCGAGCGTGCTCTCGCAGTTTCAACAGTGGCTTTCGCGCGCATCGAAGATGTTGACCGGCTCTACGCTGAGCCTCACCAACTACGACCCAACCGCAGACGGGCCGCTCGTGACGTTCAGCGGCCTTCCCGGCTGGGAGGAACTCGACCGCTACTGGGTGAACGCCCCCTTCGCCTTCGTCGCCATTCTCTACAGCCCCGAGAAAAACGATCACCGGTATCACGTCGTCGAGCCAGACCTCTCGCCGGTCGAAGCACGACTGCTCGAAACCCTCGTAGACGACATTCGTGACCCCTTGCTCTACCGAGATTCGACGGACACCGAACCGGAAGCCGTGTTGAAAGACGAACTCAGAAAGCGCCTAGAGGAGTACGGCGTGACCGTCGAGATGGCGACGTTCTACCGCCTGTTTTACTATCTCAACCGGTCGTTTCTCGGCTACGGCAAGCTCGACCCGCTCATGCACGACCCGCACGTAGAGGACATCTCGTGTGACGGCTACGACATCCCGCTGTTTATCTACCACGACCAGCAGGACAACATCGAGACGACCATCACCTTCAGTCAAGCGGAACTCGACAACTTCGTCATCCAACTCGCCCAGCGCTCGGGCAAGCACATCTCGATTGGCGCACCCGTCGTCGGGACGACGCTCCCTGACGGCAGCCGTGCAGAACTCGTCATGGGCGAGGAAGTGACGCCGCGTGGCTCTGCGTTCACGATTCGTCGCTACGCGACCGACCCGCTCACGCCAATCGACCTCATCAACTACGAGACGTTCACCCTCCGCCAGATGGCGTATCTCTGGCTCGGCATTGAGAGCGGGAAATCGCTCATCTTCGCGGGTGGGACGGCGTCCGGGAAGACCACATCGATGAACGCCGTGTCGATGTTCATCCCGCCGCGGGCGAAGGTGTTGACCATCGAAGACACCCACGAACTCACGCTGTATCACGACAACTGGCTTTCTTCGGTCACCCGCGAGCGCCTCGACGAAGCCGCGGACATCACGATGTACGACCTGCTGCGCTCTGCGCTGCGCCACCGCCCCGAGTACATCATCGTCGGTGAGGTGCGCGGCGAGGAAGCGATGACGCTGTTTCAGGCGATGAACACGGGCCACACCACCTACTCGACGATGCACGCAGACAGCGTCCAGACGGCCATCAACCGCCTCGAAAACGAACCCATCAACGTCCCGCGCCAGATGGTGCAGTCGCTCGATATCCTCTGTATTCAGTCGCTCGTTCGCGTCGAGGGCGAACGCTCACGCCGCAACCGGACAATCGCGGAAATAGAGGGCATCAACCAGCGAACCGGCGAACTCGACTACGCGACAGCCTACACCTGGGACGCGAGCACGGACACCGTCTCAGAAGGGACGAGCACCGTGTTAGACGAAATCCGCGACGAGCGTGGCTGGTCGCAGAGCCGACTGCTAAATGAGGTGCGCGACCGTCGTCGATTCCTCGAATATCTGCGGGAAGAAGGGGTGAACGACTACCGTCAGTTCACGGCAATGGTGAACGAATACTACGCCGATAAGGTCGCTGTGATGGCGCAGGTTGACGCACACCGCGCACAGAGACCCTCTGCAGAATAA
- a CDS encoding type II secretion system F family protein, giving the protein MAPVPLSVLPLVFVAIIAVLLAATPYSTRVNRMFTRLALASFGNAVERAPARLTRRRTLQRAHIDVPYRVYAAKSLLYSAIAAVGAAIVGVYVATSLLIVAGLWNDQLVGQLPALAALGRLPGAQIPALRRFLFLFVTSTSSGLVAAIVTFRLRWGVPKAHADGRERRIDASLARTVAFMYALSRGGMAFPKIMRALRDNSAVYGESATEFAVAVRDMDLLGADILTAIQRVSRRTPSRELKTFLENLSSNLQSGQSVSVFLREEYDRRKQEAEVRQASFLELLGAFAEGYVSLLVVGPLFFITVLLIIGLVSGGTLVALQVVVYLVVPMATLSFIVFLDRYTNPAGGFTQKRTSVSSPLAVTGVRTTDAPDAGRALPDGGYATDTERDVLAQLTLYEHFRSVAQVLERPVQTLLTRPFVLLYVTAPLGALWVMVHAWPAFVRGTASVLALDDVLVQSVLFVTATFAVVWEIHAHRRDTIEAAIPELFERLASLNEAGMSVVGGIDNIRNSDLGALDAEMERIWKDIRFGSDVETALHRFDKRVRAPGVARAVTLITNAIRASGDIAPVLRIAADESRSLQQLREKREQEMVVYLIITYISFFVFLIIVYVMVNVFIPSIPSGELVESTGLTGQVAGITDAEKLQYTTIFFHAALIQGFFSGLVGGQMSEGTIRAGAKHATIMLLIAYGMFLLV; this is encoded by the coding sequence ATGGCTCCAGTCCCTCTTTCCGTGCTTCCGCTGGTCTTCGTCGCCATTATCGCGGTGCTCCTCGCTGCCACCCCGTACAGCACCCGCGTCAATCGGATGTTTACGCGTCTCGCGCTCGCTTCGTTCGGAAACGCCGTCGAGCGAGCGCCGGCGCGTCTGACACGGCGGCGGACGCTCCAGCGCGCACACATCGACGTCCCGTACCGAGTGTACGCGGCGAAATCGCTCCTCTACAGTGCCATCGCGGCGGTTGGTGCGGCGATTGTTGGCGTCTACGTCGCCACCTCGCTGCTCATCGTGGCCGGGCTTTGGAACGATCAACTCGTCGGACAGCTGCCTGCGCTCGCCGCACTCGGGCGGCTTCCGGGGGCACAGATTCCCGCACTGCGCCGGTTTCTGTTCTTATTCGTCACGAGCACCAGCAGCGGGCTCGTCGCCGCAATCGTCACCTTCCGGCTCCGCTGGGGCGTTCCGAAAGCGCACGCCGACGGGCGCGAACGCCGGATTGATGCGAGCCTCGCGCGGACGGTGGCGTTCATGTACGCCCTGTCGCGTGGCGGGATGGCCTTCCCGAAAATCATGCGGGCACTCCGCGACAACAGCGCCGTCTACGGCGAGTCGGCAACAGAGTTCGCCGTCGCCGTCAGGGACATGGACTTGCTCGGGGCGGACATCCTCACTGCCATTCAACGTGTCTCGCGACGAACTCCGAGTCGAGAACTGAAGACCTTCCTCGAAAATCTCTCGAGCAACCTCCAGAGCGGTCAGAGCGTCTCTGTGTTCCTGCGCGAGGAGTACGACCGCCGCAAGCAAGAAGCGGAGGTTCGCCAAGCATCGTTCCTCGAACTGCTCGGGGCGTTCGCGGAAGGCTACGTCTCGCTGCTCGTCGTCGGGCCGCTGTTTTTCATCACGGTATTGCTCATCATCGGTCTCGTGAGCGGCGGGACGTTGGTTGCGCTCCAAGTCGTCGTCTATCTCGTGGTTCCGATGGCGACGCTCTCGTTCATCGTCTTTCTCGACCGCTATACGAATCCAGCAGGCGGCTTTACACAGAAGCGAACTTCGGTGTCCTCGCCGCTCGCCGTCACGGGGGTTCGCACCACCGACGCACCGGATGCGGGGCGTGCGCTCCCCGACGGCGGCTACGCGACAGATACAGAGCGAGACGTGCTCGCGCAGTTAACGCTGTACGAACACTTTCGCTCCGTCGCACAGGTACTCGAACGCCCGGTTCAGACGCTGCTCACTCGACCGTTCGTGTTGCTCTACGTGACCGCGCCACTCGGCGCGCTCTGGGTGATGGTTCATGCGTGGCCCGCCTTCGTCCGCGGGACGGCGTCGGTTCTGGCGCTCGACGACGTGCTCGTCCAGAGCGTCCTGTTCGTCACAGCAACATTCGCGGTGGTGTGGGAGATTCACGCCCACCGACGCGACACCATCGAAGCCGCGATTCCAGAGTTGTTCGAACGCCTCGCGAGCCTCAACGAAGCGGGCATGTCGGTCGTGGGTGGCATCGACAACATCCGGAACAGCGACCTTGGGGCGCTCGATGCAGAGATGGAACGTATCTGGAAGGACATCAGGTTTGGTTCGGACGTTGAGACGGCGCTCCACCGCTTCGACAAGCGCGTTCGCGCCCCGGGCGTTGCCCGCGCAGTGACGCTCATCACGAACGCAATCCGGGCGAGCGGCGACATCGCACCCGTGCTCAGAATCGCCGCAGACGAGTCGCGCTCGCTCCAGCAACTGAGAGAAAAGCGCGAACAGGAGATGGTTGTCTACCTCATCATCACCTACATCTCGTTTTTCGTCTTCCTCATCATCGTCTACGTGATGGTGAACGTGTTCATCCCGAGCATTCCGTCGGGCGAACTCGTCGAATCGACGGGGCTGACGGGGCAGGTTGCGGGAATTACCGACGCAGAGAAACTCCAGTACACGACGATTTTCTTCCACGCGGCACTTATTCAGGGCTTTTTCTCGGGGCTCGTTGGCGGACAGATGAGCGAAGGGACGATTCGCGCGGGCGCAAAACACGCAACGATAATGTTGCTCATCGCCTACGGGATGTTCCTGCTCGTCTGA
- a CDS encoding class I SAM-dependent methyltransferase, protein MDRSRQAVKDTYDRIAAHFSKTREYAWPEVESFLDSQLAARTALDVGCGNGRHTELLARKADRAVGLDASTGLLSEARQRATAREFEAAFVAGDAASLPFTADSIDLAVYVATLHHLPERELRRASLDELARVLTPGSRALVSAWSTAHDSFDHEGDEGFDTMVDWTLPGGETVPRFYHIYAPAEFEVDLAASRLRVVKNEISSGNCYAVVTPE, encoded by the coding sequence ATGGACCGGTCACGACAGGCGGTCAAGGACACCTACGACCGCATTGCGGCACACTTTTCGAAAACCCGGGAATACGCGTGGCCAGAGGTCGAATCGTTCCTCGACAGCCAGCTCGCCGCACGGACGGCACTCGACGTTGGCTGTGGCAACGGCAGACACACCGAACTCCTCGCAAGAAAGGCAGACAGAGCCGTTGGCCTCGACGCGAGCACAGGCCTCCTCAGCGAAGCCCGGCAGCGTGCTACGGCGCGTGAGTTCGAAGCTGCGTTCGTCGCCGGTGACGCCGCTTCACTCCCGTTCACCGCAGACAGTATCGACCTCGCCGTCTACGTGGCGACGCTCCACCACCTGCCCGAACGCGAGTTGCGGCGGGCAAGCCTCGACGAACTGGCTCGCGTGCTCACGCCGGGCAGTCGCGCGCTCGTAAGCGCGTGGTCAACCGCCCACGACAGCTTCGACCACGAGGGCGACGAGGGGTTCGACACGATGGTCGATTGGACGCTTCCCGGCGGGGAAACCGTCCCGCGCTTCTATCACATCTACGCGCCAGCGGAGTTCGAAGTCGACCTCGCGGCGAGTCGCCTGCGCGTCGTGAAAAACGAGATTTCGAGCGGGAACTGCTATGCGGTCGTCACGCCGGAATAA
- a CDS encoding universal stress protein has product MRVLVPIDGSDCSFAALDYAIDLYNMGGVSLHVVHITDYETDASEALLEKATEKLDAVGIDTEPELITSLGLDSPKASVKIGEHIVSLLEDGDYDQVIIGRHGERGRLEDFLLGSTSETIVQHTPVPVTVIPA; this is encoded by the coding sequence ATGCGCGTACTGGTTCCCATCGACGGGTCTGACTGTAGCTTCGCCGCTCTGGATTACGCAATCGACCTCTACAACATGGGTGGGGTTAGCCTCCACGTCGTTCACATCACCGACTACGAGACCGACGCGAGCGAGGCGCTCCTCGAAAAAGCCACCGAGAAACTCGACGCTGTGGGCATCGACACGGAGCCAGAACTCATCACGAGCCTCGGGCTTGACTCGCCAAAGGCCTCCGTCAAGATTGGCGAGCACATCGTCTCGCTGCTCGAAGACGGCGACTACGACCAGGTCATCATCGGTCGCCACGGCGAGCGCGGACGGCTCGAAGACTTCTTGCTCGGGAGCACCTCAGAGACCATCGTCCAACACACACCCGTCCCGGTGACGGTTATTCCGGCGTGA
- a CDS encoding PHP domain-containing protein: MLHDYHVHSNYSDGRFLFQMLQVAEQAGLKGVGFADHCNVSERERMQDLKHLLGFNLDQTYDRRLRAIESLNDRFDVEIYNAVEMDYDPRDAAAIRAFFNETEFDYTIGSVHHLEDVNVHVESYFGKKSEAARKALVDEYFQKLVTLAESELFDIAAHVDLLERNPAFRGMGTDEHYHAAARAFKRSRTVPEINAGRVLTDYGKFHPVPRFLEVFCEHEVRFTVGSDSHRPEELGPRVKKLRNYLEEEDLSPVYIV; the protein is encoded by the coding sequence ATGCTCCACGATTATCACGTCCACTCGAACTACTCTGACGGGCGCTTTCTTTTCCAGATGTTGCAGGTCGCAGAGCAAGCCGGATTGAAGGGGGTCGGGTTTGCAGACCACTGTAACGTCTCTGAGCGCGAACGGATGCAGGATTTAAAGCACCTGCTTGGCTTCAACTTAGACCAGACGTACGACCGACGATTGCGTGCAATCGAGAGCCTCAACGACCGCTTTGACGTCGAGATTTACAACGCAGTCGAGATGGACTATGACCCGCGCGATGCGGCTGCGATTCGCGCGTTTTTCAACGAAACTGAGTTTGACTACACCATCGGGAGCGTCCACCACTTGGAAGACGTAAACGTCCACGTCGAGAGCTATTTCGGGAAGAAATCCGAGGCAGCGCGCAAAGCGCTCGTCGATGAGTACTTCCAAAAGCTCGTCACCCTCGCAGAATCAGAGCTGTTCGACATCGCGGCGCACGTCGATTTACTCGAACGCAACCCCGCCTTCCGTGGGATGGGGACGGACGAACACTACCACGCCGCAGCACGGGCGTTCAAACGCTCCCGGACGGTGCCCGAGATTAACGCCGGGCGGGTGCTCACGGACTACGGGAAGTTCCACCCGGTTCCCCGCTTCCTCGAAGTGTTCTGCGAACATGAGGTGCGCTTTACCGTCGGCAGCGACTCACACCGGCCAGAAGAGCTTGGCCCGCGGGTGAAGAAGTTACGCAACTATCTCGAAGAAGAAGACCTCTCGCCGGTCTATATCGTTTAA
- a CDS encoding DUF7522 family protein, translating to MQNTLLSPDTADVIVRTCRTAMGDSLRSVTYFTRDDFDQLYLRDDLEQDADLTGFIGNEWRSFKTTREAYRGSELGDYKYTIRTFENGFLLRVTTDREGVFATTDGLTIQAFDNVATAIRKVLGEA from the coding sequence ATGCAGAACACGCTGCTTTCCCCAGACACGGCCGACGTCATCGTCCGAACCTGCCGAACCGCGATGGGCGACAGCCTCCGGTCGGTGACCTACTTCACACGCGACGACTTCGACCAACTCTACCTCCGGGACGATTTAGAACAGGACGCAGACCTCACGGGCTTCATCGGCAACGAGTGGCGGAGTTTCAAGACGACGCGTGAAGCCTACCGCGGCTCTGAACTCGGTGACTACAAGTACACGATTCGCACCTTTGAAAACGGCTTTTTGCTCCGCGTGACGACCGACCGCGAAGGCGTGTTCGCCACGACCGACGGCCTCACGATTCAGGCGTTCGACAACGTCGCAACCGCCATCCGCAAAGTCCTCGGCGAGGCTTAA
- a CDS encoding cyclase family protein produces the protein MTTIDLTHPIADGMPVYPGDPPVTFRGHAIYQIDGYRVTGLSFGSHTGTHIDAPSHTEEHGNTLDDFPISTFSFEAMRVDCRHLGARDRIRLAEVPTATAVADVDMLVFHTGWNTHWGTDAYLDHPYLDVALAEWCADHNLHVGIDAFSPDPTPSPNEAAGEPTDSPAHHALLGHDCLIVENLCNLGRVPDRFHLDAFPLPLADADGAPVRAVALFD, from the coding sequence ATGACCACCATCGACCTCACCCACCCGATTGCGGACGGAATGCCCGTGTATCCGGGCGACCCGCCGGTGACGTTTCGCGGCCACGCCATCTACCAAATCGACGGCTATCGCGTCACTGGGCTCTCGTTCGGGAGTCACACCGGAACCCACATCGACGCGCCGAGCCACACCGAAGAACACGGCAACACGCTCGATGACTTTCCCATCTCGACGTTCTCGTTCGAGGCCATGCGCGTCGATTGTCGCCACCTCGGCGCTCGTGACCGCATTCGGCTCGCAGAGGTACCCACAGCGACCGCCGTCGCTGACGTCGACATGCTCGTGTTCCACACGGGCTGGAATACTCACTGGGGGACTGACGCCTATCTCGACCATCCGTATCTCGATGTCGCCCTCGCGGAGTGGTGTGCTGACCACAATCTGCACGTCGGTATCGACGCCTTCAGCCCCGACCCGACGCCAAGCCCGAACGAGGCTGCAGGCGAGCCTACCGACAGCCCGGCCCACCACGCGCTGCTCGGCCACGATTGCCTCATCGTCGAAAATTTGTGCAACCTCGGCCGTGTGCCAGACCGGTTTCACCTCGATGCGTTCCCGCTCCCGCTCGCTGACGCAGACGGGGCACCAGTCCGGGCGGTGGCCCTCTTCGATTGA
- the thrC gene encoding threonine synthase, producing the protein MQTRCYSCGDVFDATRIRCDCGEPVWFDGDATDFEWPTGTVHGVWRYASLLPVAPTEGLGWAAGNTPLLRTPRLDDYAGCTLWVKDEAENPTGTFKDRGSAVAVAAAEARGATAVGTVSHGNMAMSTAAHAAAADRPCVVLVPDDISAARLAAISQYGPDIVRVDGDYGQLYFDSLELGATFDIEFVNSDVPLRVAGQKTVALELIEQFDGVPDAICLPVSSGGQASGVWKALRELRDARLIDGLPRLYFVQAANCDPIAAAFREGYEVRPIDPEPTAAYSIANANPPSGNRVLAAAAETDGAVVSVPEDAIHEATRKLATEAGLCVEPSSAVALAGLRQLAASGDVAATDRVALILTGTGFKELGGASTDAPSVPLANLDEHLAAILSDA; encoded by the coding sequence ATGCAAACACGCTGTTATTCCTGCGGCGATGTGTTCGACGCGACGCGCATTCGTTGTGACTGCGGCGAGCCAGTTTGGTTCGACGGAGACGCCACAGACTTCGAGTGGCCGACCGGAACCGTGCACGGCGTCTGGCGCTATGCGTCACTCCTCCCCGTCGCCCCGACCGAGGGGTTGGGATGGGCGGCGGGAAACACGCCACTTCTCAGAACCCCGCGACTCGACGACTATGCAGGCTGTACGCTGTGGGTGAAAGACGAAGCCGAGAATCCGACCGGGACGTTCAAAGACCGCGGGAGTGCCGTTGCCGTGGCGGCGGCCGAAGCACGCGGAGCGACCGCCGTCGGCACCGTTTCCCACGGGAATATGGCGATGAGCACGGCCGCACACGCCGCGGCTGCAGACCGTCCCTGTGTCGTTCTCGTCCCCGACGACATCTCTGCTGCGCGTCTCGCCGCAATCTCTCAGTATGGCCCTGACATCGTCCGCGTCGACGGAGACTACGGACAACTCTACTTTGACAGTCTCGAACTGGGTGCCACGTTCGACATCGAGTTCGTCAACTCGGACGTGCCCCTGCGCGTTGCCGGGCAGAAGACGGTTGCGCTCGAACTCATAGAACAGTTCGACGGCGTACCCGATGCAATCTGTCTCCCCGTGAGCAGCGGCGGGCAGGCAAGCGGCGTCTGGAAGGCCCTCCGGGAACTCAGGGACGCACGACTCATCGACGGCCTGCCGCGCCTCTACTTCGTGCAGGCGGCGAACTGCGACCCAATAGCCGCCGCCTTCCGCGAGGGCTATGAGGTCCGCCCAATCGACCCCGAACCGACCGCAGCCTACTCGATTGCGAATGCGAACCCGCCGAGTGGTAATCGCGTACTCGCCGCCGCAGCCGAGACCGACGGCGCAGTCGTCTCGGTGCCAGAAGACGCCATCCACGAAGCAACGCGGAAACTCGCCACCGAAGCAGGACTGTGCGTCGAACCGTCGTCTGCGGTTGCACTCGCGGGACTCAGACAACTCGCTGCGAGCGGTGACGTGGCCGCCACCGACCGCGTCGCGCTCATCCTCACCGGCACCGGATTCAAGGAACTCGGTGGAGCGTCGACAGACGCGCCGTCCGTCCCGCTTGCGAATCTGGACGAACACCTCGCTGCGATACTCAGTGACGCATGA
- a CDS encoding ABC transporter permease: protein MSRFTGFLTLVRREILRYVRRPRNTFMPPLITNVLYFSVFGVILGERIGPTGDFSYVLFILPGLVVLGTISNAFENASFSIFHGRWNEYIHETLTSPMSYPQMVFAYVASSALRGVIIGIIISVVGAFFTPVGIEHPLYLVAFMVVIPSLFASLGVAGGLWARDFDYLTVMNQFIIRPLVFFGGIFYALDALPEPWYTISLANPMVYMVSGVRYGFLDYYDVDPNLALAVLTGATVAVLALDIALFKRGYGLAD from the coding sequence ATGAGTCGATTCACTGGGTTTCTGACGCTCGTCCGCCGTGAGATTCTCCGCTATGTCCGTCGCCCACGAAACACGTTCATGCCGCCACTCATCACGAACGTGCTCTACTTCTCGGTGTTCGGCGTCATCCTCGGCGAGCGTATCGGCCCGACCGGCGACTTCTCCTACGTCCTGTTCATCCTGCCGGGCCTCGTCGTGCTTGGCACCATCTCGAATGCGTTCGAGAACGCCTCGTTCTCCATCTTCCACGGCAGGTGGAACGAGTACATCCATGAAACGCTCACCTCACCGATGAGCTACCCGCAGATGGTGTTCGCCTACGTCGCCTCCAGTGCGCTTCGCGGCGTCATTATCGGCATCATCATCTCCGTCGTTGGAGCGTTCTTCACGCCCGTCGGCATCGAGCACCCGCTCTATCTCGTCGCGTTCATGGTCGTCATCCCGTCGCTGTTCGCGAGCCTCGGCGTCGCAGGTGGCCTCTGGGCGCGCGACTTCGACTACCTCACCGTGATGAACCAGTTCATCATCCGCCCGCTCGTGTTCTTCGGCGGCATCTTCTACGCTTTAGACGCCCTCCCGGAGCCGTGGTACACCATTTCGCTCGCAAATCCGATGGTGTACATGGTGAGTGGGGTTCGATACGGCTTCCTTGACTACTACGACGTTGACCCGAACCTTGCGCTCGCGGTGCTCACGGGTGCGACCGTCGCCGTGCTTGCCCTCGATATTGCACTGTTCAAACGCGGGTACGGTCTCGCCGACTGA
- a CDS encoding ABC transporter ATP-binding protein — protein sequence MVLAIETDNLRKSYGDVDALQGLDLAVEEGEFFGLLGPNGAGKTTFISILTGLVRKSGGEASVFGYDVEADYQQARDAIGVAPQEFNVDRFFPIKEVLMHKAGYHGIGTEEASRRADAALKKVGIYDKRDTRFDWLSGGMKRRLLLARAIVTEPDLLILDEPTAGVDVQLRRDLWNIITEMNEEGTTILLTTHYIEEAERLCDRVAIMNEGKKVTVASPDDLMDQGVDNITITLRDPPKTAPDVAVEGVESVELKQGRVVVRAHRAGSVAPDVLLALDDAGHEVVDLDISRTSLEEVFVSLTNGRESTNGDRPPAGAKQEAPR from the coding sequence ATGGTTCTCGCGATTGAGACAGACAACTTACGAAAGTCCTACGGCGACGTAGACGCGTTGCAGGGACTCGACCTCGCCGTTGAAGAAGGCGAGTTTTTCGGCCTTCTCGGACCAAATGGCGCGGGGAAAACGACGTTCATCTCCATTCTCACCGGCCTCGTCCGCAAATCCGGCGGCGAAGCCAGCGTGTTCGGCTACGACGTAGAAGCCGACTACCAGCAGGCCCGCGACGCAATCGGCGTCGCCCCTCAGGAGTTTAACGTCGACCGGTTTTTCCCCATCAAGGAAGTCCTGATGCACAAGGCAGGCTACCACGGCATCGGCACGGAAGAAGCCTCCCGACGCGCGGACGCCGCGCTCAAGAAAGTCGGCATCTACGACAAGCGCGACACTCGCTTCGACTGGCTCTCTGGTGGGATGAAGCGCAGACTTCTGCTCGCACGCGCTATCGTCACCGAGCCAGACCTGTTGATTCTCGACGAACCCACCGCGGGCGTGGACGTGCAACTCCGGCGCGACCTCTGGAACATCATCACCGAGATGAACGAGGAGGGCACGACGATTTTGCTCACCACCCACTACATCGAGGAGGCAGAGCGCCTCTGTGACCGCGTCGCCATTATGAACGAGGGCAAGAAAGTGACCGTCGCAAGCCCCGACGACCTCATGGACCAGGGCGTGGACAACATCACCATCACGCTCCGTGACCCGCCGAAAACTGCCCCCGATGTGGCAGTTGAGGGCGTCGAGTCGGTCGAGCTGAAACAGGGACGAGTCGTCGTCCGCGCCCACCGCGCGGGCAGCGTCGCCCCCGACGTCCTCCTCGCGCTCGACGACGCGGGCCACGAGGTCGTGGACTTGGACATCTCGCGCACGTCACTCGAAGAGGTGTTCGTCTCGCTCACAAACGGCCGTGAATCCACCAACGGCGACCGTCCACCGGCGGGCGCAAAACAGGAGGCACCGCGATGA